ggcgatgtgtagcCGGCGCGTCGGCCTCCCCaccggcgccgccgccttcGCCATTACAAACCGAACATGGACGCACACCAGCCGAGCCAGGCCAGCGCCAACGCTGAGGCCGTCCTCAAGTCGCCGGCGCTCCGGTTCAACATCGCCGGGCTGCCCGCGCTCACGGCGTACCTGGACGAGCAGATGACCGACGCCGCGCTATACAGCCTGGAGAACAACGTCGGAATCCTCAAGATTTACACGCTATACCCGCACATCGCGGACCATATCGTCATCCAGAAGGTGCTCGTGCAGTGCCTGACGCGCCTCCCGGCCAACGACTTCGacgtctgcatcgcccAGGTCCCGATTCCCACGCAGGAGCACCCCGTCATCGCCGAGGTGATCTCCCTGCACAACATGTTGCAGAACTGCCTATTCTACAAGTTCTGGGAGGCGGCGCTCAAGCCGATGGACGACAAGGTGGGACTGCCCTTCGTCGACG
This genomic stretch from Babesia bigemina genome assembly Bbig001, chromosome : III harbors:
- a CDS encoding EUKARYOTIC TRANSLATION INITIATION FACTOR 3 SUBUNIT 11, putative — translated: MDAHQPSQASANAEAVLKSPALRFNIAGLPALTAYLDEQMTDAALYSLENNVGILKIYTLYPHIADHIVIQKVLVQCLTRLPANDFDVCIAQVPIPTQEHPVIAEVISLHNMLQNCLFYKFWEAALKPMDDKVGLPFVDVPGLRDAVRRFILDVVPLLYMQMSVPELRSMLNYERNCEEFEQMLAACRWTLTSDYSRSNPDAGMCVPAARDDIAKSQRSHEVHTEVNKYFKVDSMRVYYSTMRHAA